Proteins encoded by one window of Thermobaculum terrenum ATCC BAA-798:
- a CDS encoding NAD-dependent epimerase/dehydratase family protein — translation MTILLTGADGYMGWPTLLKLAKEFPNERIVGVDNFGRRRWVEEIGSVSAVPIASMEDRVKAAHEKGLTNISFIYGDLVDRDFVLELVSVFKPRAIVHLAAQPSAPYSEINGERANYTQHNNTQSTRNLLWALKELNALDTLFIETTTTGVYGQPGFPIPEGYVEVERKGQRDTIIFPGMAGSWYHMSKCHDVNNLWLANSKWKLPIIDLRTAIVYGTSTPETQEDPRFATRFDFDFYFGTVVNRFVAQALAGFPITVYGKGDLKRPMIGLQDAVNSTVAAVKRGTDGKFEIFNQTSGPVSIQEVANAIQKIAGEMGVEVEVEHLPNPRVEKEEHQMVMENDRFIQELLPDIHVDIEAGIRDTLESLLPYKDVLSAYKDRFIPEQLLAKVAAR, via the coding sequence ATGACTATACTTCTAACGGGCGCTGATGGATACATGGGGTGGCCCACCCTTTTGAAGCTAGCTAAGGAATTCCCGAATGAAAGAATCGTTGGTGTAGATAATTTCGGGCGGCGCAGATGGGTTGAGGAGATAGGGTCTGTATCTGCGGTGCCTATAGCCTCGATGGAGGATAGAGTCAAGGCTGCCCATGAGAAGGGTCTAACCAATATCAGCTTCATCTACGGCGACCTCGTTGATCGAGATTTTGTCCTGGAGCTGGTATCTGTTTTCAAGCCAAGGGCAATCGTACATCTGGCAGCTCAGCCCTCAGCCCCCTATTCTGAGATAAATGGAGAGAGGGCTAACTACACCCAGCATAATAATACCCAGTCCACCCGTAATCTACTGTGGGCCCTCAAGGAACTCAATGCTCTGGACACACTCTTTATAGAGACTACTACGACTGGGGTCTACGGTCAGCCAGGATTCCCTATACCTGAGGGTTACGTAGAGGTTGAGCGTAAAGGACAGAGGGATACTATTATCTTTCCAGGTATGGCAGGCTCATGGTACCACATGAGCAAGTGTCATGATGTAAATAACCTCTGGTTGGCGAATAGCAAGTGGAAGCTACCGATTATAGACCTTAGAACTGCTATCGTCTATGGGACAAGCACTCCGGAGACTCAGGAAGATCCCAGGTTTGCTACCAGATTTGACTTTGATTTCTACTTTGGTACGGTTGTGAACAGGTTTGTTGCCCAGGCTCTTGCAGGCTTTCCAATAACCGTCTATGGCAAGGGTGATCTCAAGCGCCCGATGATAGGACTTCAGGATGCTGTTAACTCCACAGTTGCGGCTGTCAAGAGAGGCACCGACGGTAAGTTTGAGATCTTCAACCAGACAAGTGGTCCTGTCAGCATTCAGGAGGTAGCTAACGCAATTCAGAAGATAGCTGGTGAGATGGGGGTTGAGGTAGAAGTTGAGCATCTTCCCAATCCTCGTGTTGAGAAAGAAGAGCACCAGATGGTTATGGAGAACGATCGCTTCATACAGGAACTGCTGCCCGACATACATGTAGACATAGAAGCAGGTATCAGAGACACCTTGGAGAGTCTCTTGCCATATAAGGATGTTCTTTCTGCTTACAAGGACAGATTTATACCTGAACAACTTTTGGCCAAGGTTGCTGCGAGATAA
- the ychF gene encoding redox-regulated ATPase YchF: MQIGLIGLPGSGKTTIFQALTGVRSSISTSSKREAANLAVVSVPDERVDKLSEIFRPKRTIYSSVEFTDVAGLQGVDTARSKGFSSTFLAAARNVDVLGIVVGKFLPGSDPQAELEEIELELNLADLSVIQKRLERLNSEISKTPAARRVELEKERELLQRLEQALTNDKPIRELEISADEEKMLRGYGFLTAKPAFVILNVAETEASKQDLDLHLNLPTVQVSGIIEAEIAELPPDDAKAFLEDLGLREPGINRVIKTAYDTANLISFFTVGEDEVRSWTIKSGATAVEAAGVIHSDFARGFIRAEVVHYDDFIRVGSLAEARRQGLLRLEGKNYIVKDGDICHFLANV, from the coding sequence TTGCAGATAGGTCTTATAGGGTTGCCGGGAAGCGGCAAAACTACGATCTTCCAGGCATTAACTGGTGTCAGATCCAGTATAAGTACTTCGAGCAAAAGGGAAGCTGCAAACCTGGCAGTAGTAAGCGTACCGGACGAGAGAGTAGATAAGCTATCAGAGATATTCAGACCAAAGAGAACCATCTATTCATCAGTGGAATTCACAGACGTAGCAGGACTCCAGGGAGTAGATACTGCTAGGAGCAAAGGATTTAGCTCAACTTTCCTAGCCGCTGCACGTAATGTAGATGTATTAGGGATAGTAGTTGGCAAGTTCTTACCCGGCTCCGATCCACAAGCCGAACTAGAAGAAATAGAGCTGGAACTTAACCTAGCAGATCTTTCTGTTATACAAAAGCGCCTTGAAAGGTTGAATTCAGAAATCTCCAAGACCCCCGCCGCAAGAAGAGTAGAGCTGGAGAAAGAGCGTGAACTGCTCCAAAGACTCGAGCAGGCGCTGACAAATGATAAACCAATACGAGAGTTAGAAATATCTGCCGACGAAGAAAAAATGCTGAGAGGATATGGATTCCTGACTGCTAAACCAGCCTTCGTAATCCTCAATGTAGCAGAGACCGAAGCAAGCAAACAGGATCTAGACCTGCATCTCAACCTGCCCACTGTACAGGTATCTGGCATCATAGAGGCTGAGATAGCAGAGCTGCCGCCAGATGACGCTAAGGCATTTCTGGAAGATCTAGGGCTACGAGAGCCAGGTATCAATAGGGTGATCAAGACAGCTTATGACACAGCAAATCTCATCTCTTTCTTTACCGTGGGAGAGGACGAGGTCAGGTCATGGACCATCAAGTCGGGGGCGACGGCGGTTGAAGCAGCTGGCGTTATCCACTCCGACTTTGCTCGGGGATTCATACGCGCTGAGGTGGTTCATTACGACGATTTCATACGTGTGGGAAGCCTGGCAGAAGCCCGCCGACAAGGTCTACTGCGCCTCGAAGGCAAAAACTATATAGTCAAGGATGGAGACATTTGCCACTTCTTGGCAAATGTTTAA
- the rsmG gene encoding 16S rRNA (guanine(527)-N(7))-methyltransferase RsmG: MSISASDSRRAEIYFLSESAYNLGIEVEEDQLELFLALADLVNEWSYKYNITAIRSRREILTKHIIDSLSVAIGHWQINDGKVPANLLDVGSGAGFPSLPIAIAFPDINVTALEAIRKKASFIAAASESLGLNVTVLNQRAEVAAHLPDLREAFELVVARAVAYMPTLLEYCLPFVRLGGRFVAMKSENLDEELNDSSQALEILGGEWGQTLHYRLPDVDGIRSLVVVNKVRSTPQRYPRRPGIPAKRPLK, from the coding sequence ATGTCCATCAGCGCTAGTGATAGCAGGCGGGCGGAGATCTATTTTCTGTCAGAGTCCGCATATAATCTTGGTATAGAGGTAGAAGAAGATCAGCTAGAGCTTTTCCTGGCTCTAGCTGATCTCGTTAATGAGTGGAGTTACAAATACAACATAACTGCCATTAGATCAAGACGGGAAATCCTTACCAAGCATATTATCGATTCTCTCTCTGTTGCTATAGGGCACTGGCAGATCAATGATGGAAAAGTGCCTGCTAATCTGCTAGACGTGGGAAGTGGAGCTGGATTTCCTTCACTTCCAATTGCGATCGCCTTCCCGGATATAAATGTAACGGCCCTGGAGGCGATCAGAAAGAAAGCCTCCTTTATAGCTGCTGCTTCTGAGTCTCTGGGGTTGAACGTTACAGTATTGAATCAGCGCGCCGAAGTAGCTGCTCATCTTCCTGACCTGAGAGAGGCTTTTGAGCTGGTAGTTGCGCGAGCGGTGGCCTATATGCCTACTTTACTAGAGTATTGCTTGCCGTTCGTGAGGTTGGGGGGTAGGTTTGTCGCAATGAAGAGTGAGAATCTGGATGAGGAGCTGAACGATTCCTCACAAGCGCTGGAGATTCTCGGTGGTGAATGGGGACAGACGTTGCACTACCGACTGCCGGATGTAGATGGTATCAGGAGTCTAGTAGTCGTAAATAAAGTGAGATCTACCCCACAAAGGTATCCTCGTAGGCCAGGGATTCCCGCAAAGAGACCTTTGAAGTAG